Below is a window of Spelaeicoccus albus DNA.
CGAGACGGCCGTGGTGGCCAGTGCAGTCGGCGGTATCCCGGAGGTGGTGGCGGACGGCGAGACCGGCTACTTGGTCGATTACGACCCGGATGCGCCGTCCGGCCTCGAAGCAGGGCTGGCCGACCGCGTCAACCGACTTGCCGCGGATCCGAACCTGGCCCACCGCTTCGGGGTAGCCGGGCGGAAGCGTGCGGTGGAGAACTTCGATTGGGCGGCTATCGCCCGGCAGACGGCGGACCTGTACGCCGCCCTGCTTTAACCAACAAGGCGCGCCAGTTCTCGTGCCCTGCTGCAGCCCTTACCGCAAAACGCCCCGCGCGGTATAAAACGCGTAGTCATGACGACGCGCCCTATACGCCGCGGGGCGTTTTACGGAAGGTGGCGCCTACGCGACCTCGGCTGCCAGCGCCGTGATCGTCTCTTCGCGGGCCGTAGCAGTGCGCGCCGATTCGCCGCGGTGCGCCGAGCCGACCGGATTGATCATCACCTCGTCGACGTCGAACGACGCTGCGAGCTCGGTGAGCTGCTTGGCCACGGCGGACGGCGTACCGATCAGCCAGCGGCGGCGCATCACCGCGATCATTTCGTTCAGCCGGGGGTCCAGGTCCGCTGCCGCGGCGTCCTCGATCAAGGCAAGCGGCTCGAGCTTCCCCGAACGAAGTTTGGCCATCGATTGCAGCTGGGGCAACGCGCGGGCGTCGGCTTCCTCCTGCGTGTCGGCCACGACCGCGTTGACGGTGAGGAAGGTCTGCGGCTCGGACGAATACTCCGACGGCTTGAACGACGACCGGTATGCTCCGAGCGCGGCAGCCGTCCCTTCACCCGAGAAGTGGTGTGCGAACACGTACGGCAGTCCCTTCGCCGCGGCCAGCTGCGCCGAATATCCGGACGACCCGAGCAGCCACACGGTTGGTTCGCTGACCGGCGACGGCGTGCCGTGCAAGTGATACGTTTGTCCGCCGTGCATCGGGATCTGCACGCCGTCCGGACTCATCAGCGAAATGACTTCGTCAACGTAATCCGGGAAGTTCTCGAGATCTTTGTTGCCCTGCGAGGCGGGCCCGCGAAGTGCCATCGCCGTCACCGGATCACTGCCGGGCGCCCGGCCGATACCAAGGTCGATGCGGCCGGGATATGCGGCCTCGAGCAGCGCGAACTGCTCGGCCACCGCCAGCGGAGCATGGTTCGGCAACATCACGCCGCCGGACCCGATGCGAATCCGGTCGGTGCGCGCGGCCAAATGCGAGATGACGACGGGCGGACTCGTGGCGCCCACGGCCGGCATATTGTGATGCTCGGCGACCCAGTACCGGGTGAATCCGGCGGCGTCGGCGGCTCGGGCCACCCCAACCGTGGCGGTCAGCGCGTCCGCGGTCGTCTGGTCGGTGCGAACAGGGATCAAGTCAAGTGCGGAAAGTTTGATGCTCACACACGCCACAACCAGCCGGCCGCCGATTAACTTCCCGGCACACGCGACGGATTTTCATTCGAGCGGTTCGTCGAGGACCCGGCACCGGCCGAGTGGTGGCGAATGGCTGCGAAATCGGCGATTTCGCAGCCATTCGCCACCACTCGGGGCAAGGTGGGACGCGGCGGGCGGAGCTACTTGTCGACGGCGTCGAACGCGTCGGACAGCACACCGAGCCCTTCGCGCAGCAACTCCTCGGAAATGACGAGCGGAGGCAGGAACCGCAAAATGTTCGAGTACGTCCCCGTGACGAGGACGACCAGCCCGTTGGCGTGGGCTTCTGCCGCGACCGCCGCGGTGAGTTCGGGGTCCGGCTCGAGAGTTCCCGGCTTCGTGATTTCGATGGCGATCATGGCGCCGCGTCCGCGAATGTCCGCGATGGCCGAATGCTGCGCACGAATGGTGGTCAGCTCGCCCAGCATGATCTCGCCGATGTGGGCGGCCTTGGCGGGCAGGTCGTCGCGTTCGAACGTCTCGATGGCGCCCAACGCGGCAGCGCAGGCTACCGGGTTGCCGCCGTACGTGCCGCCGAGTCCACCGCCGTGCACGGCGTCCATGATCTCGGCTCGTCCCGTCACCGCCGACAACGGCAGGCCGCCGGCGATCCCCTTGGCCGTGGTGATGATGTCGGGGACGACGCCTTCGTCCTCGCAGGCGAACATCTGGCCGGTGCGTGCGAACCCGGTCTGCACCTCATCGGCGACGAACACGACGTCGTTGTCGTTGCACCAGGCCTGCAAGGCCGGCAGGAAACCCTTGGCCGGCACGATGAATCCGCCCTCGCCCTGAATCGGCTCGATGACTATGGCGGCGAGGCTGTCGGCGCCAACCTGCTTTTCAATCTGTGAAATGGCGCGTTTTGCGGCGTCCTCGCCGGACAGTTTGGTGCCGGCGGCTTCGTTGTCGCGCAGCGGATACGACATCGGCGCACGGTAGACCTCGGAGGCGAACGGGCCGAAACCCTTCTTGTACGGCATGTTCTTGGCAGTCATGGCCATGGTGAGGTTGGTGCGCCCGTGATAGGCGTGGTCGAACACGACGACGGCGTCGCGTCCGGTGGACCGACGCGCGATCTTGACGGCGTTCTCCACGGCTTCGGCGCCCGAGTTGAACAGCGCGCTCTTTTTCGGATGGTCGCCGGGCGTGAGCCGATTGAGCGCCTCGGCCACCTCGACGTACCCCTCGTACGGCGTCACCATGAAGCAGGTGTGCGTGAATGCGGCCACCTGCTCCTGCACGCGCGAGACGACGTCCGGGTTGGCATTGCCCGCGTTCACGACGGCAATGCCTGCACCGAAGTCGATCAGCTGGTTGCCGTCGATATCGCGGAGGATTCCGCCGCCGGCCGCCGTAATGTAAATGGGCAGGGTCTGGCTGACCCCGTTCGCGACTGCCGCAGCTTTGCGGGCGTGGAGTTCTTGCGAGCGCGGGCCGGGGATCGACGTGACGACGCGGCGTTCTTGGGCGAGGCCGGGGCCTCCTGATTCAACTGTGGTCATGGCCAAATCCTACGCGGTCGGCCCTCGCCTTGTCCCGCGGGATTCCGGGCCGGACGTCGTACTGTTCGCCGCGGGCGGCGGGCCGGCCGTCGGCGGCTCGGAGGCGGCCGGCCGAGCAGGCCCCTACTCCGGTAAGCGCAGCGGCTTCAGCTCGTCGAACTTGTCACCGGGGCCGGGATTGTCGGCCGGGGCGCTGCCGCCGAACTGTTTCATGATGCCCCATACGGCGTTCAGGCCGGTGGTCACGGCGCCCTCGGCCCACGCGGCCGTCCAGGAGATCCCGTCGCCGGCCAGGTAGATGCCGCGTTCGTCGTCGTTCAAGTCGCGTTGCATGAAGTGTGAGAACAGCCGCTCCTGATACCTGTAATGGCCGGGCAAGTTGCCGTTGAAGGCGCCCATGAAGTTCGGGTCGGATTCCCATGACACGGTGATCGGCTCGCCAACGATGTGCGAGGCGATGTCCACATCGGGGTAAATGTGTCCGAGCGACTGGAGCATCATGCGCACTCGTTGATCCTTCGGCACCGTCAGGAACTTCAACGCGTCGTCCATCCACGTGTAGCTCAAGCAGATGACCGCCGGGCGGTCCGGCCCGTCGTCCATCAGATAGGTCGCGCGGGTCATCCGGTCGGTCAGCGTCATCGACATCGTCCGGCGTCCGGTTTTCGGATCGACGTCGCGCCAGAACGGCCTGTCGACCATGACGAACGTTTTGGACGAAAGCATGAAGTGGCTGCGATCCATGGCCATCCAGGTCCGCTGCGGGAACAAGCGCTCGTCGGTCTCCATCCGGGCCGACAAGAGCCACGGCTGAC
It encodes the following:
- a CDS encoding LLM class flavin-dependent oxidoreductase, giving the protein MSIKLSALDLIPVRTDQTTADALTATVGVARAADAAGFTRYWVAEHHNMPAVGATSPPVVISHLAARTDRIRIGSGGVMLPNHAPLAVAEQFALLEAAYPGRIDLGIGRAPGSDPVTAMALRGPASQGNKDLENFPDYVDEVISLMSPDGVQIPMHGGQTYHLHGTPSPVSEPTVWLLGSSGYSAQLAAAKGLPYVFAHHFSGEGTAAALGAYRSSFKPSEYSSEPQTFLTVNAVVADTQEEADARALPQLQSMAKLRSGKLEPLALIEDAAAADLDPRLNEMIAVMRRRWLIGTPSAVAKQLTELAASFDVDEVMINPVGSAHRGESARTATAREETITALAAEVA
- the gabT gene encoding 4-aminobutyrate--2-oxoglutarate transaminase, with translation MTTVESGGPGLAQERRVVTSIPGPRSQELHARKAAAVANGVSQTLPIYITAAGGGILRDIDGNQLIDFGAGIAVVNAGNANPDVVSRVQEQVAAFTHTCFMVTPYEGYVEVAEALNRLTPGDHPKKSALFNSGAEAVENAVKIARRSTGRDAVVVFDHAYHGRTNLTMAMTAKNMPYKKGFGPFASEVYRAPMSYPLRDNEAAGTKLSGEDAAKRAISQIEKQVGADSLAAIVIEPIQGEGGFIVPAKGFLPALQAWCNDNDVVFVADEVQTGFARTGQMFACEDEGVVPDIITTAKGIAGGLPLSAVTGRAEIMDAVHGGGLGGTYGGNPVACAAALGAIETFERDDLPAKAAHIGEIMLGELTTIRAQHSAIADIRGRGAMIAIEITKPGTLEPDPELTAAVAAEAHANGLVVLVTGTYSNILRFLPPLVISEELLREGLGVLSDAFDAVDK